Below is a window of Halobaculum lipolyticum DNA.
ACGACTTCCCCCGCGTGGAGACGCTCGTGATGGAGTCGACGTACGGCGGTCGCAACGACTACCAGACGGACCAGGAAGACTCCGAGCGCAAACTGATCGAGACGATCAACGAGACGTACGAGCGCGACGGGAAGGTGCTCATCCCGGCGTTCGCCGTCGGGCGCTCCCAGGAGATCATGATGGTGCTCGAGGAGGCGATGCGCAACGACAAGATCCCGGAGATGCCCGTCCACCTCGACGGGATGATCTGGGAGGCGACCGCCATCCACACCACCTACCCCGAGTACCTCCGCGACGACCTCCGGGACCGCATCTTCCACGAGGACGAGAACCCGTTCCTCGCCGACCAGTTCAACCACATCGACGGCGGCGAGGAGGAGCGCCAGGAGGTCGCCGACGGCGGACCCTGTATCGTCCTCTCCACTTCGGGGATGATGACCGGCGGACCGATCATGTCCTGGCTCCGCCACCTCGGCACCGAGGAGGAGTCGCAACTCACCTTCGTCGGCTACCAGGCGCAGGGGACCCTCGGCCGGCGCATCCAGAACGGGTGGGACGAGATCCCCGTGCAGGACCCGCACGACCGCAGCCGCACCTCCACGCTCACCCTGAAGATGCACGTCGAGACGGTCGACGGCTTCTCCGGCCACGCCGACCGGCAGGGGCTGGAGAACTTCGTGAAGACGATGAACCCCCGCCCGGAGAAGGTGCTGTGCGTTCACGGCGACGAACGGTCCGTGCAGGACCTCTCCTCGGCGCTGTACCACGACTACAACATGCGGACGTTCGCGCCGAAGAACCTCGAGACGTTCCGGTTCAAGTAGGCCACGCGGTCGTTCGTCCGCATCCTATCGTTCGTCCGCATCCTATCGTTCGTCCGCATCCTATCGTTCGTCCGCGCCCGCTCGTTCCTCGGCCGGTGACGGCGTCGACGTCGACGCGAGGGAGGCGCCCGTGCCGTCTCAGCGTCGCGCGAGCAGTTCGACCCGCGTGAGCGAGACGGCGAGCAGCACCAACGACACCGCCAGCAGCAGGAACACGACGCTGATGACGTTCACCTCCGGCGTGACGTTGTACCGGATCTGGTTCCAGATGTACACCGGCAGGGTCGGGTCGCCCGACCCCTTCACGAAGTAGGTGTAGACGAACTCGTTGAACGAGAGGGTGAACGCGAGCAGGCCGCCGGCGACGATGCCGGGGAAGATGTTCGGCAGGGTGACCTGCCGGAACGTCTGGAGTTCGTCCGCGCCCAGGTCCTTCGACGCCTCCTCCAGCCCCCTGTCGAACGTCAGGAGCGTCGGGAGGATCACGAGCGTCGCGAACGGGATGGTGCGGACGACGTGAGCGATCACCACCGACACGTAGCCGGACAGCCCGAGGGTGCCGTTGAAGAACAGCACCATCGCGACCCCCGTCACGACGAGCGGCACGACGATCGGGAGCGTCGCCAGCAACTGGAGCCAGTTCCGGCCGGGGAACACGTACCGGTTGACGGCGTAGGCGATCATCGTCGAGAGGAGGACGCTGATCGCCGTCGCAGGGACGGAGATGGTCAGCGTCGTGACGATGGCGTCCATCGCGGCGTCGTTCGACAGGAACACCCGGTACCACCGGAGCGTGAGTTCGTCCGGCGGGAACGACAACACGCCCCCGTCCGCGAACGACATGAACACGAGCACCCCGATCGGCACCCAGAGGAACGCGATCACGACGGCGATCACGACCGCGGCCATCCGCGAGGCGTGGGTCTGGACGAGTCGCTCGATCGGTCCCGTGAGTCCGCCGGTCGAACTCACGCCTCCTCACCCCCGGTTGCCAGCAAGCCGCCGCCGAGGCGCGTGCCGAGGACCAACAGCGCCACCACGACCACCGAGATGACCATCCCGATGGCCGCGCCGAACGGCCAGTTGAACGCGCTCTTGAACTGGTTCTCGATCACCATGCCGATCATGATGTTGTTCGTCCCGCCCAGCAGCCGGGGCGTGATGAACGAGCCGAACGTCGGGATGAACACGAGGACGACGCCGGTGATCACGCCGTTGATCGTCATCGGTAGCGTCACCGAGGTGAACGTCCGGATCGGTCCGGCGCCCAGGTCTTTCGACGCCTCGATGAGGTCGCCGTCGAGGTTCGTCAACGACGCGTAGAACGGCAACACCGCGAGCGGGAGCCACACGTAGGTGAAGCCGATGAGGACGGCCGGTTCGCTGTACAGCAAGCTCACGGCCGGCAGGCCCAGCATGTTCAGCGTCGAGTCGAGCACCCCGTCGCTCTGGAGGATGTTGATCCAGGCGTACATCCGGATGATGTAGCTGGTCCAGAACGGGAGGATGACGAGCAGGAGCAGCAGCGTCGTCCGCCGGGAGAACCGCACGATGCTGTACGCCAGCGCGTAGCCGATGGTCGCCACGATGGCGGTCACCTGCAGGCTGACCAGCAGCGTCTTCCACACGACCGTGAGGTACGTGTCCGACCCGAGGAAGTCCGTGTAGTTGCTCAGCGTCCACGCGCCGCCGATCTCGCCGGTCTGGAAGGAGACGACGAGCATCGCGAGCAGCGGGATCGCGAAGAACAGGATCAGGACGCCGTACGGCGGTCCCGCGACCGCGAGCGTCCGCAGCCGCGGGCGCTCGCGGAAGAAGGCCGAGACGGCCCCCAGCCCGCCGCCGGTGTCGGCGGCGCCGGACCGGGTCGCGTCGTCGTCGTCCTCCGGTCCCACGGACGCGCCCGACTGCTCCGCCATCAGGCGGCCTCCGGCTCGCTCGTGGAGGACTCGTCGCGCCGGTAGAGGTGGACGTCCGCGGCGTCCCACGCGACGCGCACCGACTCGCCGATGTCGAACGAGGCCGAGCGCACCTCGGCGGTCAGTCGTCCCCACGCCTCGGTCTCCACGCCGTACAGCGAGTCGCTCCCCTGGTAGCTCCGGTTCCGCACGACCCCCGTGGTCGAGAACGTCCCGTCGGCCGCGTCCGCTCGGTCGTCGCCTTCGACGCGAACCAGGTACGGGCGGACGCAGACGTCGACGGGGTCGCCCACCGCCACGTCGCCGGCGGCGGCCGCCGGGATCCGCACGTCGCCCGTGCCCGCGTCGACGGTCACGCCGTCGCCGTCGGCGCCGGTGACCCGGCCCTCGACGGCGTTGACGTCGCCGATGAAGTCCGCGACGAACTTGCTCTCGGGCGCCTCGTACAGGTCCTCCACCGTCCCGACCTGCTGGATCCGCCCCTCGTCCAGCACGACGAGTCGGTCCGAGACGGCCAGCGCGACCTCCTGGTCGTGGGTGACGTACAGGAAGGTCGTGTCCGTCTCGGCTTGGATCCGCTGGAGTTCGGTCTGCATGTGCTGGCGCAGTTTGCGGTCCAGCGAGGAGAGCGGCTCGTCGAACAGCACGAGCGCCGGCTCGTTGACGAGCGCGCGCGCCAGCGCCACCCGCTGCTGTTCGCCGCCCGACAGCTCAGAGGGGGTGCGGTCGCCGTACCCCTCGAGGCGGACCATCTCCAACATCCGCTCGGTGCGCTCTCGCCGCTCCGAGGCCGGGACGCCCTGTTGCTTCAGCCCGTAGCCGATGTTCTCGGCGACGGTGAGGTGGGGGAACAGCGCGAGGTTCTGGAACACCATGTTCACGTCGCGCTCGAACGGCGGGGAGCCGACGAGGTCGACGCCGTCGAGGCTGATCGCTCCGTCCGTCGGCTCCTCGAACCCCGCGACCATCCGGAGCACCGTCGACTTCCCCGACCCGCTCGGCCCGAGGATGGAGACGAACTCCCCGTCCTCGATGTCGAAGTCGACGTCGTCGACGGCCGTGAGGTCCCCGAACTCCTTGGTGAGACCGCGAACGTTCAGCAGCGACATCCTATGCGGCCTTGACCGCCGTCCAGATCTCGTCGTACCGGGACCGGACCTCGTCCGACAGCGTCTCCGAGAACACGAGGTTCCAGTCGTCCGGCCAGTTCGTGAACTCGGCGTCCTCCTCGGACAGTTCGTCGCTGATGTCGACGGCGGGCTGGTAGCCCATCGTCTCGAACAGCTTCGCCGCGTTCTCCGTCTCGCTGGCCCAGTTGGTGAACTGGAGGCTCGCGATGGGGTTGGGCGCCCCCTTCGGGATGACGAACAGGTCGCTGGTGTACATCGCGCCCTCGTCGGGCGCGGTGTAGTGGACCGGCGCGCCCTCGTTGAACCGCGCGGTGTACGTGCGGCCCATCGTGAGCGGTCCGGCCACGACGTCCTCGTTGACGAAGAGGCTCATCCCCTGCTGGTAGTCGCCCCAGTACGTTTGCAGGAGCGGCTTCTGCTGGATCAGCACCTCCTCGATCTCGTCGTAGTCGTCGGGCTGAATCGGGTCCTGTCCCGTGTACATCGCGGCGATCTGGCAGGAGACGGTCGCGTTGTCCCACATGCAGATGTTGCCCTCGTGTTCGTCGTCCCAGAGGACGCCCCACGAACTCGGCGCCTCGTCGAAGTACTCGTCGTTGTACGTGAGCGGGTACAGCACCAGCGACTCGGGGACGGCGTACACGCTGCCGTCCTGCTGGTAGGAACTCGCCTCCTTGATGCGGTCGGTGATGTTGTCCCACGCCGGCATGATGTCGACCGGAAGCTCGTGGAGGAAGTCGTTGTTGATGGAGCGTTCGACCCAGTTCGTCGTCGCGGCGATGTTGTCGATGTCGTCGTTGCCGGCCTCCAGTTGGGAGTACCACTGGTCCGGCGAGGAGAAGCCGCTGTTGCTCACCTGCACGTCGAACTCCTCGCCGAAGGCGTCGACCGCCCACTCGGCCCAACTGTCGTACCAGTTCCACATGTTCAGGTTGGAGCCGAGGTCCTCGGGCGGCCACTCCTCGACGTCCATCGGAACCCGACCGTCCCCGCCGCCGCCGCCGCCGAGACAGCCGGCTCCGGCCGTGATACCCGCCGCGGCCGCGCCTTGCAGGAACCGGCGACGGCTCACGCTCGGCCGTGCGTCGCGGAACTCACGCATGGGACGTGCACCTCGGAACGTCGATCGCTGACTCGTCTACGTGTGCCATATGATACCAACTATAGGTGATATAAATAAGAGTGTCGGGTATCGGTGCGTGTGTTTCGTTCGACACCGCTCGACACACGTCCGTCTCACTATCGCCCGGTATCCTGTCCGATCGTCGTAATCTCCGGGAGCGACCCCGAGCGACGACCGGCGGGGACTGCCACGCGCCGGCAGCGATGGTGCACCCCTCGTTTCTTGTCCTCTCCCGGGAAGTTCGGGTATGACACCCGGAGACACCTTCGAACGGGAGTTGGGGAGCCGGCGCGTGCGCGGCATGAACGAGTCGGTCATCCGCGAGATGACGCGGGAGGCGCACCGTCACGACGCGATCAACCTCTCGCAGGGGATCCCGGACGAGGACGAGACCCCGGCGTCGGTCAAGCAGGCCGCGCGGGACGCCATCGACGCGTCCAGCCAGTACACGATCACCTGGGGGCTTCCGGAACTGCGGGAGGCCGTGGCCGAGCGGTACGCGGACTGGAAGGGCGTCGACTACGACCCCGAGACGGAGGTCACCGTCACCTGCGGGACGAGCGAGGCGATCATGTCCTCGCTGCTTGCGCTGTGTGACCCCGGCGACGGCGTCGTCTACTTCGAGCCGACCTACGAGAGCTACATCCCGGGCGTCCAGTTCGCCGAGGGCCGACCGATCCCGCTCGACATCACCGACGGTCTCGCCGTCGAGGAGGCGGCGCTGCGTGCGGCCGCGGCCGACGCCTCCATCCTGATCTTGAACCACCCACAGAACCCGACCGGCAAGGTGTTCACGCCGGCGGAACTCCGACTCGTGGCCGACGTGGCGGCCGAGGAGGACCTGATCGTGATCACCGACGAGATCTACGAACACATCGTCTACGCCGACCACTACCGGAGTCCGGTCACCGTCGACGGGCTGGCCGAGCGGACGGTCGTCTGCACCGGGATGTCGAAGACGTACTCGGTCACGGGCTGGCGCGTCGGCTTCGCCCTCGCGCCGGAACCGCTCTCGGCGGAGCTACGGAAGTTCCACGACTACACCAGTATCTGCGCCCCGACCCCGTTCCAGCGCGCGGGGGTCGAAGCGCTCTCGCTGCCGGATAGCTACTACCGCGACCTCTCCGACTCCTACGAGCGTCGACGCGGACAGCTGTACGACGGACTCCGGTCGGTGGGACTCGACCCCGTGAAGCCCGACGGCGCCTACTACATGCTGACGCGCTACCCGACCGACGAGCCGGACACCGAGTTCACCCTCCGGCTCATCCGGGAAGCGGGCGTCGCCGCGGTTCCGGGGAGCAGTTTCTACACGGACGAGGGGGAAGACTGGGTCCGCTTCACCTTCTCGCGCAACGAGGAGACGATCGACCGGGCGATCCGTCGGCTCGACGAGAACCGCTTCTGGGAGCAGTAGCGGGGGCGGGGCGAGCGGCCCGCAACACGTCCCGGTCAGGCGAGCAGTCGCCGGACGGTGTCGGTGACGACCTCGCCCGCCGTGAGGACCTCCTCCCAGACGATCGTCTCGTTCGGGAAGTGCGCCTCGTCGATGCTGCCCGGGCCGAAGACCACCGTCGGGATCCCCGCGCCGATGTAGTGCCGCGAGTCGGCGCCGTACGTCTCCCCGATCGGCTCCGCGTTCGGGAGCCCCGCTGCCGACATCGCGTCCTCCAGCGCGGTCACGACCGGGGTGTCGGGGGGCGTCTCGGCCGGCGAGAACTGGACCGAGTACCGCTCGAACGTCGGCGGGTGCGCCGAGAGCCAGTCGCTGTCGGCGACGACGGCTGCCAGCGCCGCCTCGAACTCGCGTTCCACCTCCGCGAGCGTCTCGCCGGGCGCGACGCCGATCCGCACCTCGGCGTCGAGCGACGCCGGGACGGACGACCCCCACGACCCCGCCCGGACGGTGCCGACGTTCACCGGCCACGGGTTCTCGAAGCGCTCGTACAAGGGGTGGGAGACCCGGTCGGCCCGCTCGGCTTCGAGGGTCTCGAAGGCCCGTCGGATCCGCTCGAAGTGCGGCAGCACCGACTCCCCGTTCCAGCGGCGCGCGGCGTGGGCCGACCGGCCGTCGACGTGGAGCCGCTTCATGATGCTCCCCTCGGTCGCGGTGACGGGGGTCAACTCGGTCGGCTCGGTGACGACGGCCGCGTCCCGCTCGAAGGGGTAGGGGTTGTCGAGGGCGGCCGCCGCCGCGCCGATCCCACCCTCCTCCTCGCCGGCGACGCTCTCGACGACGACGCGCCCGTCCAGATCGAACTCGGCCGCCGCGTCCGCGAGCGCCCGCCCGGCGAAGACGCCGACCGCCGTCCCGGCTTTCATGTCGGCGGCGCCGCGGGCGGTGAGCGTCTCCTCGCCGGTCTCGGTCTCTCCCCAGACGGGGTCGAACGGGTCGGTCTCCCACAGTTCCTCGTCGGCCGGCACCACGTCCGCGTGGCCGTTGAGCACGACGGTCGGACCGGCGTCCGGGTCGCCGAACTCGACGACGCCGGCGACGCTCGGGCGGTCGGCGACGGGGATGTCGGCCGGGTCGTCGGGGAACTCGTGGTGGGTCGCGAGGCGGTCGGCGTCGGCGGTCCACTCGTAGGTGTCGAAGCCGAACGATTCGAGCCGGTCGAGCACCCACGCTTGGGCGTCGCGTTCCCGGCCGCCGGTCGTGTCGAACCCGAGGAAGGTGCCGACGAACTCGCGCAGTTCGTCGTCGTACGTCGTGAATCGGTTCATCCGCGTGCTACCACCAACTCCGAACGGCTCCTAAAGCGTTGCCGAGGCGCCGGCGACGACACCTCGACGACGTGCCACGGCGAGGCGTCGCTCGACCGACCGGCCCGTCGGCAACGTTTTCACCGTCACTCGCGAGGCACCGGCATGACGGACACGTCGTTTCTCGGCGCGCTCCTCTCGGCCGACCAGGTGTCGACGACGACCGCCGACCGCGACCACCACGGCCGCGACTGGGGGACGCCGCCCGAGGAGGCGTCCCCGCCGGACGTCGTCGTCTGGCCCGAGTCGACCGCGGAGGTGGCCGACGTCCTCGCGGCCGCGACCGAGCGCGGGATCCCGGTCACCCCCTTCGCCGCAGGGACGGGGATCGAGGGGAACGCGGTTCCCACCCGGGGCGGGATCAGCCTCGACCTCACACGGATGGACGCGGTCGGGGAGGTCAGGCCGGCCGACCGACAGATCGACGTCGAACCGGGCGTCGTCGGCGCCGCCGTCGACGAGGCGGTCGCCGCACACGGGCTGTTCTTCCCCCCGCTGCCGACCTCGGGGGACATGGCGACCGTCGGCGGCATGATCGCCACGAACGCGAGCGGGAAGCGGACCGTCAAGTACGGGAAGGTCGGCGACTGGGTGCGGGAGATCGAAGTGGTGCTGGCGGACGGCTCCGTGCTCACCGCGGGGACCAGAGCCGCGAAGAGTTCCTCCGGCTACGATCTCCGGTCCCTGATCGTGGGCAGCGAGGGGACGCTGGGCGTCGTGACGCGGGCGACGCTCGCGCTCGCCGGGCGCCCGGAACAGACCAGGGTGGGGCGCGCGACGTTCTCGACGCTCGCGGACGCGACCGACGCGGCCGCCGACGTGGTCGTGTCGGGCGTCGACGTCAGCGCGGTCGAACTCGTCGACGCGTTGAGCGCCCGGATGGTGAACGACTACGTCGGCTCCGACCTTCCGGAGGGACCGACCCTGTTCCTGGAGTTCCAAGCCGACCACGGCGTCGACGAGGAGGTCGAGTTCTGCCGCCGGGTGCTCGACGCACACGACCCGACGGCGGTGCTCCTCGGGAGCGAGGCGGCGGGCACGGACCCGTGGGAGCCGCGACGCGAACTCGCCGACGCCGTCCGCGCGTACTACCCGGACCGCCGGTCGCTCCACGCCGGCGACGTGGCGGTGCCGCTCGGGTCGTTCTCGACGCTCGTCGAACGGATCCACGAGCTGTCCGAGGAGTACGGCATCCCGCTCCCGACGTTCGGTCACGCCGGCGACGGGAACGTCCACTTCGACGTGCTCGTCGACCCGACCGACGAGTCGGCCGTCGAGGACGCCGCGGCCGTCTACGAGGAGATCGTCACGACGGGGATCGACCTCGGCGGGACCGCGACCGGGGAACACGGGATCGGGCGAGGCAAGCGGGAGTTCATGCTGGCCGAACACGGGGAGACCGGTGTCGAGACGATGCGGGCGATCAAGACTGCCTTGGACCCGTCGGGAACGCTCAACCCCGGGAAGATCTTCCCCTGACGGTCGCCGGTCCGGCGCTTCGGGCGACGACCCGCCGCGAGTCGACGCGTGGAGTGAAGTCCCGTCCCGACGACGCCCACGTATGCGCCTCGCGCTCATCGCCCACGACGAACAGAAGGACACCCTCGTCGAGTTCGCCCGCGAGCACGCGGGCACGCTCTCCACGCACGACCTGCTGGCGACCGGCACGACCGGCA
It encodes the following:
- a CDS encoding ABC transporter ATP-binding protein, giving the protein MSLLNVRGLTKEFGDLTAVDDVDFDIEDGEFVSILGPSGSGKSTVLRMVAGFEEPTDGAISLDGVDLVGSPPFERDVNMVFQNLALFPHLTVAENIGYGLKQQGVPASERRERTERMLEMVRLEGYGDRTPSELSGGEQQRVALARALVNEPALVLFDEPLSSLDRKLRQHMQTELQRIQAETDTTFLYVTHDQEVALAVSDRLVVLDEGRIQQVGTVEDLYEAPESKFVADFIGDVNAVEGRVTGADGDGVTVDAGTGDVRIPAAAAGDVAVGDPVDVCVRPYLVRVEGDDRADAADGTFSTTGVVRNRSYQGSDSLYGVETEAWGRLTAEVRSASFDIGESVRVAWDAADVHLYRRDESSTSEPEAA
- a CDS encoding FAD-binding oxidoreductase gives rise to the protein MTDTSFLGALLSADQVSTTTADRDHHGRDWGTPPEEASPPDVVVWPESTAEVADVLAAATERGIPVTPFAAGTGIEGNAVPTRGGISLDLTRMDAVGEVRPADRQIDVEPGVVGAAVDEAVAAHGLFFPPLPTSGDMATVGGMIATNASGKRTVKYGKVGDWVREIEVVLADGSVLTAGTRAAKSSSGYDLRSLIVGSEGTLGVVTRATLALAGRPEQTRVGRATFSTLADATDAAADVVVSGVDVSAVELVDALSARMVNDYVGSDLPEGPTLFLEFQADHGVDEEVEFCRRVLDAHDPTAVLLGSEAAGTDPWEPRRELADAVRAYYPDRRSLHAGDVAVPLGSFSTLVERIHELSEEYGIPLPTFGHAGDGNVHFDVLVDPTDESAVEDAAAVYEEIVTTGIDLGGTATGEHGIGRGKREFMLAEHGETGVETMRAIKTALDPSGTLNPGKIFP
- a CDS encoding M20/M25/M40 family metallo-hydrolase, producing the protein MNRFTTYDDELREFVGTFLGFDTTGGRERDAQAWVLDRLESFGFDTYEWTADADRLATHHEFPDDPADIPVADRPSVAGVVEFGDPDAGPTVVLNGHADVVPADEELWETDPFDPVWGETETGEETLTARGAADMKAGTAVGVFAGRALADAAAEFDLDGRVVVESVAGEEEGGIGAAAAALDNPYPFERDAAVVTEPTELTPVTATEGSIMKRLHVDGRSAHAARRWNGESVLPHFERIRRAFETLEAERADRVSHPLYERFENPWPVNVGTVRAGSWGSSVPASLDAEVRIGVAPGETLAEVEREFEAALAAVVADSDWLSAHPPTFERYSVQFSPAETPPDTPVVTALEDAMSAAGLPNAEPIGETYGADSRHYIGAGIPTVVFGPGSIDEAHFPNETIVWEEVLTAGEVVTDTVRRLLA
- a CDS encoding ABC transporter permease, with protein sequence MSSTGGLTGPIERLVQTHASRMAAVVIAVVIAFLWVPIGVLVFMSFADGGVLSFPPDELTLRWYRVFLSNDAAMDAIVTTLTISVPATAISVLLSTMIAYAVNRYVFPGRNWLQLLATLPIVVPLVVTGVAMVLFFNGTLGLSGYVSVVIAHVVRTIPFATLVILPTLLTFDRGLEEASKDLGADELQTFRQVTLPNIFPGIVAGGLLAFTLSFNEFVYTYFVKGSGDPTLPVYIWNQIRYNVTPEVNVISVVFLLLAVSLVLLAVSLTRVELLARR
- a CDS encoding ABC transporter permease, producing the protein MAEQSGASVGPEDDDDATRSGAADTGGGLGAVSAFFRERPRLRTLAVAGPPYGVLILFFAIPLLAMLVVSFQTGEIGGAWTLSNYTDFLGSDTYLTVVWKTLLVSLQVTAIVATIGYALAYSIVRFSRRTTLLLLLVILPFWTSYIIRMYAWINILQSDGVLDSTLNMLGLPAVSLLYSEPAVLIGFTYVWLPLAVLPFYASLTNLDGDLIEASKDLGAGPIRTFTSVTLPMTINGVITGVVLVFIPTFGSFITPRLLGGTNNIMIGMVIENQFKSAFNWPFGAAIGMVISVVVVALLVLGTRLGGGLLATGGEEA
- a CDS encoding pyridoxal phosphate-dependent aminotransferase encodes the protein MTPGDTFERELGSRRVRGMNESVIREMTREAHRHDAINLSQGIPDEDETPASVKQAARDAIDASSQYTITWGLPELREAVAERYADWKGVDYDPETEVTVTCGTSEAIMSSLLALCDPGDGVVYFEPTYESYIPGVQFAEGRPIPLDITDGLAVEEAALRAAAADASILILNHPQNPTGKVFTPAELRLVADVAAEEDLIVITDEIYEHIVYADHYRSPVTVDGLAERTVVCTGMSKTYSVTGWRVGFALAPEPLSAELRKFHDYTSICAPTPFQRAGVEALSLPDSYYRDLSDSYERRRGQLYDGLRSVGLDPVKPDGAYYMLTRYPTDEPDTEFTLRLIREAGVAAVPGSSFYTDEGEDWVRFTFSRNEETIDRAIRRLDENRFWEQ
- a CDS encoding ABC transporter substrate-binding protein, producing the protein MREFRDARPSVSRRRFLQGAAAAGITAGAGCLGGGGGGDGRVPMDVEEWPPEDLGSNLNMWNWYDSWAEWAVDAFGEEFDVQVSNSGFSSPDQWYSQLEAGNDDIDNIAATTNWVERSINNDFLHELPVDIMPAWDNITDRIKEASSYQQDGSVYAVPESLVLYPLTYNDEYFDEAPSSWGVLWDDEHEGNICMWDNATVSCQIAAMYTGQDPIQPDDYDEIEEVLIQQKPLLQTYWGDYQQGMSLFVNEDVVAGPLTMGRTYTARFNEGAPVHYTAPDEGAMYTSDLFVIPKGAPNPIASLQFTNWASETENAAKLFETMGYQPAVDISDELSEEDAEFTNWPDDWNLVFSETLSDEVRSRYDEIWTAVKAA